In a single window of the Drosophila albomicans strain 15112-1751.03 chromosome 3, ASM965048v2, whole genome shotgun sequence genome:
- the LOC117571326 gene encoding otoferlin, giving the protein MNLMEDCFAGAPQEFLICITVHKAANTGVYTGDLYVKISLDKISKNTKTHSNSENPFFNEYFVFEFHCTLTELLRLTVLFELKKYLLYKKNVTLGELLIDLHSVWSQPSHSYFKKWGKLEAPISEEPPGEDVKETNAHLQIDLAIISQHSTVKTGITQDDIGPENINKYITTQNFDDIKSNLLHDVESYTQSNIRFFLRLYKGIFIKKSNYMLQVSFAGFKAKTQVAKNTMTPEWNLEFTFAWVYPSLAQRFLILIFLHEHLQWKCVAEYEISIEEIAFHDTPSLGPTYLHLYDPVNPLNYVGRILMELDSHMLSEDRPSHVLITKTIDSFTDTRNTTDENFFVEFLPLLGNNIHTTSNSYKFVVKLAEKSSNDLVGTLKTPPGKFRTAMQTKCFRQDSPFRSCLFKLRLPDNRLKFVSDFLIIDIINFMRSELDVFRIYQLKYPNEVSNQSKCLKFLLHSIISKLKEGLAKSQFSHDLGEDATNWDKNRQHFLQDFFVKLAHQLRALRQKLKFSFQEHLDAIIVDIVNEVQRLIGEITSLANSLRVQDDWPELLLTLSAGGKMLGTCRLNAKHFLFIQKLQKYQSTNQCWKAKSFVFKSLGCTHSCGNCGCNVGVILGCISIVLDRERREFLSCIAGDWSSDDFMIWQPNVVQTFISCQVYVHQAKVRPGAEHKPLSDGHVSVYFAEQAAETQTAPATLSPIWNAVISFKVLALPGSISWYLQNPPLISIEFYSNESELSGSGQTAVSVISGEIENESGWGDGGKCWQRSALTKLQKLKSISPPPLKWVPVARDGIVLAEVLMSAEFTELVGETDVYKVEKQAELKMGIPLDIRPNMLNYVLEVIFVGLRNYTKSMLSSVGKRRAKIMMADLVLSSGLSTSRVRNSINFLVAYASGVVSLPDQQEYWPAMVATDVVVSAFNKESTLGAALVPSSTSFLQKEKSTKCVKLPEYSDDSHDHSSIITMDYDEETALEEMEDERVTKSNSCWRRIKIALGLNAATVANKLALKYDEYAESSDLHEDKRFTWWTKFYNSVHDDLHDRTHLCKHSLVIYPNELEQQPQFGFLQDWAVPVPLVHGVKFKKYGPPKEDIYATLKLQIKLTPCQCAAPPCDAGGGDMLRPLAAAMSPHHQTMIKTITETVHLTVRVYVVQGLQIRPRDWSSESDCYVKLSLGGKMVSDRAHYVPNQSNPIFGRFFELDASLPADPILELVLYDHDKRKDDLIGATHIDLEDRWHSKHHAMVGIPKEYSQVGYNQWHDIYMPSEILENLCQQVGIQPPYFYGNVIEVDGMLFGDETIIAKSEDLHERLSLTVLRNLDKLPSFGYKLVPEHVETRSLYHDDYPGVEQGKIQMWIELFKVSMFIPTHIDITPTAPITYEVRIVVMNLNSIPFGDRNIFGKLMSDIYVTGWCQNVNKRQTTDIHFRSFGGEAVFNWRMVFTLKYSPNEDMMVIRRKGGLFEEIEIKTPPIVYLQVWDKDFITRDEYLGALELNLSNLPEPYYTHKQCQLFSSKRKRLNLFTRKSVKGWFPLQGCPGRAGIPTTHGGKMELQIDICTETEASNSPAGVGHDPPMALERPSRPESSFNPWTHPFKSLHLIFWPQIRKYVFIFVFMVLLGLGLVIFFSNLPNRLMSIPLE; this is encoded by the exons ATGAATTTAATGGAAGATTGCTTTGCTGGTGCACCGCAAGAGTTTCTGATATGCATTACGGTGCATAAGGCAGCAAATACAGGTGTCTACACAGGTGACCTGTATGTAAAAATAAGTTTGgataaaataagcaaaaacacaaagaCGCATTCGAATTCAGAAAATCCCTTCTTTAATGAG TACTTTGTATTTGAGTTTCACTGTACGCTTACTGAACTATTACGTCTGACTGTACTCTTTgagttaaagaaatatttgctCTATAAAAAGAATGTTACTTTGGGTGAGCTGCTCATTGACTTGCACAGCGTCTGGAGTCAGCCCAGTCATAGTTATTTCAAGAAATGGGGAAAACTGGAAGCTCCTATTAGCGAAGAACCGCCGGGCGAAGATGTCAAAGAAACTAACGCGCATTTGCAAATCGATTTGGCCATCATATCTCAGCACAGTACAGTGAAGACTGGCATAACCCAAGATGATATCGGGCCAGAGAACATAAACAAGTACATAACCACACAGAATTTTGATGATATCAAAAG CAATCTGCTGCATGATGTGGAATCGTACACACAGAGCAACATTCGCTTCTTTCTTCGATTATATAAAGGGATATTCATAAAGAAGAGCAATTACATGTTACAAGTGTCCTTCGCGGGTTTTAAG GCTAAAACTCAAGTGGCCAAAAACACTATGACGCCTGAATGGAATCTGGAGTTTACCTTTGCCTGGGTTTATCCCTCTTTGGCTCAACGTTTCCTAATACTCATTTTCCTACACGAGCATCTGCAGTGGAAATGTGTCGCTGAATACGAAATTTCCATTGAGGAAATTGCTTTCCATG acACACCTTCGTTGGGTCCCACATATTTGCATCTTTACGATCCTGTGAATCCTTTGAACTATGTGGGTCGCATCCTCATGGAATTGGATTCCCATATGCTGAGCGAGGATCGTCCTTCCCATGTGCTGATTACCAAGACAATTGACAGTTTCACCGACACTCGCAACACGACGGATGAGAATTTCTTTGTGGAGTTTCTTCCTTTGCTGGGCAACAACATTCACACCACCTCCAACTCGTACAAGTTTGTGGTGAAGCTGGCGGAGAAGTCCTCCAATGATCTTGTGGGAACATTGAAGACCCCACCAGGAAAATTTCGTACCGCAATGCAAACCAAATGCTTTCGCCAGGACTCGCCTTTTCGGTCCTGTTTGTTTAAGCTACGATTGCCGGATAATCGATTGAAGTTTGTCAGCGATTTCCTAATCATTGACATTATTAACTTTATG CGGTCTGAGCTGGACGTCTTTCGCATTTATCAGCTCAAGTATCCCAATGAGGTGAGCAATCAATCCAAGTGCCTCAAGTTCTTGCTGcacagcatcatcagcaagTTAAAAGAAGGTCTTGCCAAGAGTCAGTTCAGCCATGATTTGGGTGAGGATGCTACCAACTGGGACAAGAATCGTCAGCACTTTCTGCAGGATTTCTTCGTCAAGTTGGCGCATCAATTGCGTGCGCTCCGCCAGAAATTGAAGTTCAGTTTTCAGGAGCATTTAGATGCCATCATTGTGGACATTGTCAATGAGGTGCAGCGTCTGATTGGCGAGATTACTTCGCTGGCCAATTCACTTCGTGTGCAGGATGATTGGCCCGAGTTGTTGCTCACCTTGAGTGCAGGTGGCAAGATGCTGGGAACTTGTCGCCTCAATGCCAAACACTTTCTGTTTATACAGAAACTGCAAAAGTATCAGTCAACCAATCAATGCTGGAAAGCCAAAAGCTTTGTCTTTAAGAGCCTCGGTTGCACACATAGTTGTGGCAACTGTGGTTGCAACGTTGGCGTTATTCTCGGTTGTATTTCCATTGTACTCGATCGAGAGCGTCGAGAGTTCCTCTCATGCATTGCTGGGGATTGGTCTTCGGATGACTTTATGATCTGGCAGCCGAATGTCGTGCAAACCTTCATCAGCTGTCAGGTTTATGTGCATCAGGCAAAGGTGCGTCCTGGCGCTGAGCACAAGCCGCTTTCTGATGGTCATGTCTCGGTTTACTTTGCCGAGCAGGCCGCCGAGACACAAACAGCTCCGGCTACGCTTTCTCCCATCTGGAATGCTGTGATTAGCTTCAAGGTGCTCGCTTTGCCGGGCAGTATCAGTTGGTATCTGCAGAATCCACCTCTCATTTCCATAGAGTTCTATAGCAACGAATCAGAATTATCGGGCAGTGGACAAACTGCGGTCAGCGTGATTAGTGGGGAAATCGAAAACGAGTCCGGTTGGGGAGATGGTGGCAAGTGTTGGCAGCGAAGTGCTTTGACCAAGCTGCAGAAGTTGAAATCGATCTCGCCGCCTCCTTTGAAATGGGTGCCAGTTGCCAGGGATGGCATCGTCCTGGCTGAGGTGCTTATGTCCGCGGAGTTTACTGAACTTGTTGGAGAGACTGATGTGTATAAGGTTGAGAAGCAGGCGgaattaaaaatgggtattCCTTTGGATATAAGACCGAACATGTTGAATTATGT TTTGGAAGTTATCTTTGTAGGACTGCGCAATTACACCAAGAGCATGTTGAGCTCGGTGGGCAAACGACGAGCTAAGATTATGATGGCTGATCTGGTGCTCTCCAGCGGACTCTCCACTTCCCGAGTGCGCAATAGCATCAACTTTCTGGTGGCCTATGCCTCTGGTGTAGTG AGTCTGCCCGATCAGCAAGAGTATTGGCCCGCGATGGTAGCCACCGATGTGGTAGTAAGTGCCTTCAATAAGGAGTCCACGCTGGGCGCTGCTTTGGTGCCAAGTTCCACTAGCTTTCTGCAGAAGGAGAAGAGTACAAAGTGCGTCAAGTTACCGGAATATAGTGACGATAGCCACGATCACTCTTCCATAATAACGATGGACTACGATGAAGAGACAGCGCTGGAGGAGATGGAAGACGAACGAGTGACTAAAAGTAATAGCTGCTGGAGGCGTATCAAGATTGCATTGGGACTTAATGCGGCAACCGTTGCCAACAAATTGGCGCTAAAGTATGATGAATACGCTGAGTCCAGTGATCTGCACGAGGACAAACGCTTCACTTGGTGGACAAAATTCTACAATTCGGTACACGATGATCTGCACGATCGCACGCATTTGTGCAAACACAGTTTAGTCATTTATCCCAATGAGTTggagcagcagccgcagtttGGTTTCCTGCAGGATTGGGCTGTGCCCGTGCCCCTAGTACATGGCGTCAAGTTCAAGAAGTATGGTCCGCCTAAGGAGGATATTTATGCCACACTGAAGCTGCAAATCAAGTTGACGCCATGTCAATGTGCGGCTCCGCCTTGTGATGCTGGAGGCGGGGATATGTTGCGTCCCTTGGCTGCTGCCATGAGTCCACATCACCAGACCATGATCAAGACCATCACAGAGACGGTGCATCTAACTGTGCGTGTCTATGTGGTGCAGGGTTTGCAAATACGTCCGAGAGATTGGAGCTCCGAGTCGGATTGTTATGTAAAACTGTCGTTGGGTGGCAAAATGGTCTCGGATCGTGCGCATTATGTGCCCAATCAAAGTAATCCCATCTTCGGACGTTTCTTTGAACTAGATGCCTCATTGCCAGCTGATCCCATACTCGAACTTGTGCTCTATGATCATGACAAGCGCAAGGATGATTTGATTGGTGCCACACACATCGATCTGGAGGATCGTTGGCATAGTAAACATCATGCGATGGTGGGCATACCCAAAGAGTACTCCCAAGTGGGCTACAATCAGTGGCATGACATCTATATGCCTTCGGAGATACTCGAGAATCTCTGTCAGCAGGTTGGAATTCAGCCACCTTACTTCTATGGAAATGTCATCGAAGTGGATGGGATGCTCTTTGGAGATGAGACAATTATAGCAAAGT CTGAGGATCTACATGAACGTTTGAGTCTGACGGTGCTCAGGAATCTAGACAAGCTGCCTTCATTTGGCTACAAGCTGGTGCCAGAGCATGTGGAGACGCGTTCACTGTATCACGATGACTATCCAGGAGTGGAACAG GGCAAAATCCAAATGTGGATAGAGCTGTTCAAGGTGAGCATGTTCATTCCAACGCATATCGACATAACGCCAACAGCGCCAATTACCTACGAGGTGCGCATTGTGGTCATGAATCTAAACAGCATTCCCTTTGGCGATAGGAATATATTTGGCAAACTAATGAGCGACATCTATGTGACCGG CTGGTGCCAGAATGTGAACAAGCGTCAAACGACCGATATACATTTTCGTTCGTTCGGCGGCGAAGCGGTTTTTAATTGGCGCATGGTATTTACCCTCAAGTATTCGCCCAATGAGGACATG ATGGTTATACGGCGCAAAGGCGGACTGTTTGAGGAGATCGAAATCAAGACACCGCCCATTGTCTATTTGCAGGTCTGGGACAAGGATTTCATCACGCGAGACGAGTATCTGGGTGCCTTGGAGCTCAATCTATCGAATCTGCCAGAACCTTATTATACACACAAGCAATGCCAGTTATTTTCTAGTAAAAGGAAACGTCTTAATCTTTTTACGCGCAAATCCGTCAAGGGATGGTTCCCATTACAAGGATGTCCAGGACGAGCTGGCATACCAACTACACATGGG GGCAAAATGGAGTTGCAGATTGACATTTGCACGGAGACAGAGGCCTCAAATTCACCTGCTGGCGTTGGTCATGATCCTCCCATGGCGCTAGAGCGTCCTAG TCGTCCGGAGAGTTCCTTCAACCCTTGGACACATCCATTCAAGTCACTACACTTGATATTTTGGCcgcaaataagaaaatatgttttcatatTCGTCTTCATGGTTCTGCTTGGCTTGGGTTTggttattttcttttccaaTCTACCGAATCGTCTGATGTCTATACCGCTGgagtga